Part of the Thermodesulfobacteriota bacterium genome, GCCTCACCCCGCCCCGGCCCGCCGCGGTTCCCATACAGTCAGTTTTGCTCTATAAGGCTCCTGAGAGCGGGGGCGGAGCTCGAATTCCTTATGGCCGAAAGGGCCCTCTTTTCGATCTGCCTTATCCTCTCCCTCGTCAGGTTGAACTTCTTTCCTATCTCGTCGAGCGTGAGACGGCCCTCGTACCCTATGCCGAACCTCATTTTCAGTATCTCCCTCTCCCTCGCTTCGAGCACATGAAGCGCATGCCCCACGCATTCGGGAATCGAGAACTCGGCTATCAGCGAATCGACCGGCATGCTCTCCTCGTCGGCGATGTAGTCCGCGAAGGTAGCCCTGTTCCCGTTCCAGACGGGGGAGTCGAGCCTGACTGTGTTTCTGGTCGTCGCAGACTCGAGCACCTGCTTCACGTTCTCGGCGCTCATCTCGACCGCGGGGGCTATCTCGGCCGGGAGCGGCTCCCTTCCTTTTTCTTCCACGAATTTCGCGCGCTCGGACCACACCTTCCCCGCCCTTTCGAGTACGTACGCCGGTATCTTGACCGTCCTGTTCTGGTTGAATATGCCCCTTATCATGGCCTGGTTTATCCACCAGCAGGCGTATGTCGAGAACCTGTATCCCCGCGTGTGGTCGTACCTGTCCACCGCCTTCATGAGGCCGAGGTTCCCCTCCTGGATCAGGTCTAAAAACGGTACGCCCCTTCCGGTGTACTTCTTGGCGAGGCTTGCGACGAGCCGGAGGTTAGCCTTGACGAACCTCCCTTTGAGCCGCGCCTCGGCGGCGTTATAAACGTTGTAAAGACAGACGAGCCTTCTAAGTTTATACAGGTCCGGAGTGTCCGCATCCCCTTCTATCAATTCCAGCGCTTCCGAGAGGAGCTCTCCCGAATCCCGGCTGGTTTTCCTCCCCAATATCTCCCCTATCTTCTTTTCGATACGAAGTCTCTCGGCCCCGCACTCTTTTATCTTCGCCGCGTTTCTGATTTCCTCCCCGGCGCTCATGAGGGATTCCATCCCGACTTCCTTAAAATAGGCGGTTACGAGCCTTAGCTTTTGGTTGTGCTCGTAGGGGTTTTCCTCCCGGGTATCGGCTTCATCCCCGGCCGCGCTCTCTTCCGCTTCGGCGTCTTCGATAAAACCGTAATCCCCGCCCCCTTCGTCATAGTAGCCGTCGTCGAGAAAGCCGTGAGAGTCGTGGCCGAGCCCGGTTGGTATCGCTTCGAACGAGGGTCCTCTCTGCATGACAGCCTCCTTGATCACAATTTCGAGCCCCGGGATGCCCAGGGGCTCTAATATGAAACTACGGAGGCTCCGAGGATAGCGGATTGACCCGTGTAAAAAATCCCCGCGATGCACGCCGTCATGAGGCAGGCGAGGGTTGCAGCGACGAGCGCCCTCAGGCCGACCGAGGCTATGTCCTTTTTCCTCCCGGGAGCGAGGGCCGCGAGCCCGCCCACGAATATTGCCAGCGAGGCCACGTGGGCGAAGCCGCAGAGGGCATAGGAGGCGAGAACGGGCGAGCGGGGGTCCGTTATCAGCCCGTCCCTCATGGCGGAGGCGAGGTCCCGGTACGAGACGACCTCCGTCAGCACCGCGCGCTCGCCGATGATCTTCGAGACCGTGTAGGCGTCGTCCAGCGACACGCCCATGATAAGCGTGAAGGGATAAAAGAGGTAGCCGAGCATCCCCTTTAGCGACCAGTCCACGCTTATGCCGAAGAGCTCGTTTATATATCCCCCCGCGCCGCCCGTAAAAAGGTCGAGGAGCGCCACGAGGCCGAGTACGGCGATCAAAAGGGCGGCGATGCCGACTATTAGCCTGACGCCGCTCTCGGCCCCGTTGATTATGGCCTCGAAGAGCCCGTCCTCCCTTTCGTAGTGGGGCTCGACGTTCGTGCCGAGCGTCTCGGGGACGGCGTCCTCCGGCAGTGCGAGCTTCGACATGGCGAGCGCGGCCGGGGCGGAGAGTATGGACGCCGATACGAGGTGCCCGGCTATGGTCGGGAACTCCGCCTGGAGGCTGTAGACGTAGACGGCCATTATATTGGACGACACCGTCGCCATCCCGGCAGTAAGGACCGTGCATAGCTCCGAGCGCGTCATGCGGGCGAGGTAGGGCTTTATGGTGAGCGTGGACTCCACGCCGACGAAGATGTTCGACGCCGCGCTCAGCGATTCGGCCCCCGATATACGCATAAGCCTCGTGAAAACGTAGGCGAACGCCCTTATTATCCGTGGCATGATGTTATAAAAATAGAGCACCGACATCAGCGAAGAAAAGAAGATAATGGTAGGGAGGCCCTGAAACGCGAGGAAAAACCCGAGTGATTCCTCTCCCTGGGGGTTTTTCTGCCCCGGAGGAAGGGCAAGCCTCCCGAAGAGGAACTCCGCCCCGGCGGTGGCCGAATCGAGCACCTTTATGACAATGTCATTGACGTATAAAAAGACCTTCGTTCCCGCCGGCGCCTGAAAGACGAACGCCCCCAAAACAAGCTGGATCGCTACGGCCCATATCACGACCCTGAAATTGACGTTTTTCCTGTTGGTCGAAATGGCCCACGCCACGACGAGAAGCATGAAAATGCCAAGGAAACTGACGAGATTATAAATGCCCACTACCTTAATCTATCTCCTTACTTTCATCGTTATTCAAGCCGTCCGAAATCCGCCAATGCGGTTCCACGTCCTTCCGGAATCCGTAAAACCGGGGGTGGAGACCGTCGGCTATACTTAACGATTATTTATTTCCGGCGCGGCACGACAGGCGCCGGGGACGGACGGGAGGCCGGCGCCCTTTCGCAAATCTCAATTTCGTATACAATATATCCCACAATACGGAGGAACTTAATGGTTGCAAAAGTATTTCAGGCAAGCGTAATTCTATTTTTCCTCTTATTAATCGGGTGTAAAGGTCCGACCAACGTAAACGTATTCAAGGCCCCCGAGGCGACGTATACACAATATGACGTCATAATCATTCCTGATTTCAGAAAGACGGATCTCGAATGGGTGCCCTACGATTCGGGCA contains:
- a CDS encoding sigma-70 family RNA polymerase sigma factor; amino-acid sequence: MQRGPSFEAIPTGLGHDSHGFLDDGYYDEGGGDYGFIEDAEAEESAAGDEADTREENPYEHNQKLRLVTAYFKEVGMESLMSAGEEIRNAAKIKECGAERLRIEKKIGEILGRKTSRDSGELLSEALELIEGDADTPDLYKLRRLVCLYNVYNAAEARLKGRFVKANLRLVASLAKKYTGRGVPFLDLIQEGNLGLMKAVDRYDHTRGYRFSTYACWWINQAMIRGIFNQNRTVKIPAYVLERAGKVWSERAKFVEEKGREPLPAEIAPAVEMSAENVKQVLESATTRNTVRLDSPVWNGNRATFADYIADEESMPVDSLIAEFSIPECVGHALHVLEAREREILKMRFGIGYEGRLTLDEIGKKFNLTRERIRQIEKRALSAIRNSSSAPALRSLIEQN
- a CDS encoding nucleoside transporter C-terminal domain-containing protein, with protein sequence MGIYNLVSFLGIFMLLVVAWAISTNRKNVNFRVVIWAVAIQLVLGAFVFQAPAGTKVFLYVNDIVIKVLDSATAGAEFLFGRLALPPGQKNPQGEESLGFFLAFQGLPTIIFFSSLMSVLYFYNIMPRIIRAFAYVFTRLMRISGAESLSAASNIFVGVESTLTIKPYLARMTRSELCTVLTAGMATVSSNIMAVYVYSLQAEFPTIAGHLVSASILSAPAALAMSKLALPEDAVPETLGTNVEPHYEREDGLFEAIINGAESGVRLIVGIAALLIAVLGLVALLDLFTGGAGGYINELFGISVDWSLKGMLGYLFYPFTLIMGVSLDDAYTVSKIIGERAVLTEVVSYRDLASAMRDGLITDPRSPVLASYALCGFAHVASLAIFVGGLAALAPGRKKDIASVGLRALVAATLACLMTACIAGIFYTGQSAILGASVVSY